The sequence below is a genomic window from Nocardia fluminea.
CGACGGTGACCTGGGACGAGTTGCTCGAACAGGCCGCGAGCGTGTCCGACGCGGCCGGCGAGGAGCGGGCGGCCCAGGTCGACCCCGACGACATCTCCGACATCCTGTTCACCTCCGGCACCACCGGCCGCAGCAAGGGCACCCTCGTCGCGCACCGGCAGGCGCTGGGCGTGGTGCGCGGCTGGGTGGAGTGCTCGACCCTGCGCGCGGGCGACCGCTACCTGGTGATCCCGCCGTTCTTCCACAACTTCGGTTACAAGGCGGGCATTCTCGCCTGCCTGGTCACCGGGGCCACGATCGTGCCGCAGGCCACCTTCGACGTGCCCGCGGCGCTGGCGCTCATCGAGTCCGAGCGGATCACCGTGCTCACCGGGCCGCCGACGATCTACCAGACCATCCTCGAGCACCCCCAGCGCACCGAGCGCGACCTGAGCTCGCTGCGGGTGGCGGTGACCGGCGCGGCGACCGTGCCGGTGGTGCTGATCGAGCGAATGCGCGCCGATCTCGACTTCGAGGTGGTGATCACCGCCTACGGCCTGTCCGAGACCGCCGGTTTCGGCACCATGTGCAGGCCCTCCGACGACGCTGCCACGATCGCCAACACCTGCGGTGGACCGATCGCCGACTTCGAACTGCGCCTGTCCGACGCCGGCGAGGTGCTGCTGCGCGGACCCAACGTGATGCTCGGCTACCTCGACGACCCCGAGGCCACCGCCGAGGCCATCGACGCCGACGGCTGGCTGCACACCGGCGACATCGGCATCGTCGACGAGCGCGGCTACCTCAAGATCACCGACCGACTCAAGGACATGTACATCACCGGCGGGTTCAACGTGTATCCCGCCGAGATCGAACAGACCCTGGCCAGGCTCGACGGTGTCGCCGAGTCGGCGGTGATCGGCGTGCCCGACGAGCGGATGGGCGAGGTCGGCAAGGCCGTCGTCGTCCGCAAGGCCGGATCGGCGCTGACCGCCGACGAAGTGATCGCCTTCGCCGCGGGTCAGTTGGCGAATTTCAAAGTGCCCAGGCTCGTCGAGTTCCGCGACCAGCTGCCCTACAGCGCCGCGGGCAAGGTGCTCAAGCGTGAGCTACGTGAGGAGAAGTCGTGAGTTCCGAAACCGAGACCGAGGTCGTCACCTACGCGGTGCGCGGGTCGGTCGCCGTGGTCACCATGAACCGGCCCGACTTCCGCAACGCGCAGAACTCGAAGATGACCTATGCCCTCGACGCCGCCTTCGTGCGGGCCGTGGAGGATCCCGCGGTCAAGGTGATCGTGCTGGCGGGCAACGGGAAACACTTCAGCGCGGGCCACGACATCGGCACGCCGGGCCGCGACCACGACGTGCACTACGAGAACAAGGCCGCGTTGTGGTGGGACCACCTCGATCGCGCCGGCGGTGATCAGCGGTTCGCACGCGAGTCCGAGGTGTATCTCGGCATGTGCAGGCGCTGGCGGGAAATCCCCAAGCCGATGGTGGCGATGGTGCAGGGCGCGTGCATCGCGGGCGGGCTGATGCTGGCCTGGGTGTGTGACCTGATCGTGTGCTCCGACGACGCGTTCTTCTCCGATCCCGTGGTCCGGATGGGCATTCCGGGAGTGGAGTACTTCGCGCATCCGTGGGTGATGGGCCCGCGCGCGGCCAAAGAGTTCCTGTTCACCGGCGATCGGTTCGGGGCGGCACAGGCCAAGGAGTGGGGCATGGTCAACCGGGTCGTGCCACGCGAGGAACTCGAGGCCGAGGCGATGGGGCTGGCCGAGAAGATCTCCGCCATGCCGCAATTCGGGCTCGCGCTCACCAAGAAAGCCGTCAACCAGGCCGAGGATCTGATGGGCATGCGCAGTGGCATGGACTCGGTCTTCGGGCTGCATCATTTCGCGCACGCGCACAACGCCGAGGTCGGCGCCGATTCGCTCGGCGGGATGAACGCCCGCTCGATGAAGGCCACCGCCACCTCCACCGAACAGAACGGGACGAAGTAAGTGGATCTCGAGATCGACCCGGCCGCCCGGGAATTCCAGCTGGAGGTGCGCGAGTTCCTCGCCGCCAACGTACCGGCCGAACCGTTGCCGTCGATGGACACCGCCGAAGGTTTCGCCGCGCACCGGGAATGGGAAGCGAAGCTGGCGCAAGCGCGGCTGTCCGCGGTGTCGTGGCCGCGTGAGTTCGGCGGGCGCGACGCGTCGATCCTGGAATGGGTGCTGTTCGAGCAGGAGTACTACGCCGCCGGCGCACCGGGCCGGGTCGCGCAGAACGGCATCTTCCTGCTCGCGCCGACGCTGTTCGAGCACGGCACCCCCGAACAGCTCGCGCGGATCCTGCCGCGCATGGCGCGCGGCGACGACATCTGGGCGCAGGCCTGGTCGGAACCCGAGTCGGGCAGCGACCTCGCGAGCCTGCGCTCGACCGCGCGGCGCACCGAGGGCGGCTGGCTGCTCAACGGCCAGAAGACGTGGAGTTCGCGTGCGTCCTTCGCCGATTGGGCATTCGGCCTGTTCCGCAGCGATCCCGAGGCGCAGCGCCACCACGGACTCACCTACGTGATGTTCCCGCTCACCGCCGAGGGCGTGAGCGTGCGGCCGATCCCCCAGCTCGACGGTGAGCCCGGCTTCGCCGAGATCTTCCTCGACGACGTCTTCGTACCGGACCACGACGTGATCGGCGGGGTGAACGAGGGCTGGCGGGTCGCGATGGCGACCTCGTCCAACGAACGTGGCCTCTCGCTGCGCAGCCCCGGCCGGTTCAGCGCCACCGCGCAGCGGCTCATCGAGCTGTGGCGCGAGACCACCGACCCGAGCGATACCGCGGCCAGGAACTCGGTGGTCGACGCCTGGCTCGGCGCCGAGGCCTACCGCCTGCACACCTTCGGCACCGTCACCCGCCTCACCGACGGCGGCCAGCTCGGCGCGGAGTCGTCGATCACCAAGGTGTACTGGTCCGAACTCGACATCGCGATGCACGAGACGGCGCTGGACCTGCTCGGCTCGGCCGCCGAGCAACGCGGCGACTGGACCGACGGCTACCTGTTCTCGCTGTCGGGCCCGATCTACGCGGGCACCAACGAGATCCAGCGCAACATCATCGCCGAACGCATCCTCGGCTTGCCCCGCGAGAGCAAGCGATGAGCGCGACCGCCGCGGTGCGCCCGCGACACGGGACCAGCAATCATTCGGGCCGAATCGCCCTTCCGAACACAGGAGGTCTGCGATGAGATTCGCGCTCAGTACCGAACAGCTCGACTTCGCGGCCGAGCTGCGCAAGATTCTCGACGCGGGTCAGGTCCCCGCCGCGGTGCGCGCGTGGGCGGCCGGCGAACCCGCCAAGGGTCGCGCGCTGCTGCGGCAGATCGCCGACATGGGCGTCTTCGGCCTGATCGTCGACGAGAAGTACGACGGGGCGGACGCGACCACTGTCGATCTCGTCGTCGCGCTGATCGAACTGGGCCGCGGCGGCGCACCCGGCCCGGTGATCGAGTCGGCTGCCGTGATTCCGGCGCTGCTGCAACGCCTTCCGGATGACGCGCCCGCGCAGCGATGGTTGCCCGCGCTCGCGAGCGGCGAGGCGCTGGGCACGATCACCTTCCCGCCGCAGCGCGGCATCGCCCTCGACGCCGAGATCGCCGAGCCGGTCTTCGTCGCCGCCGAGGGCAGGCTGACACTCGGCGTCGCGCCGTCCGAGTCGGTGACCTCGATCGACCCCGCCCGCAAGCTGTTCCGCGTGACGGCCGACGAGCTGATCGCCGAGGGACCCGAGGTCGAAGCGGCCATCGACTACGCCTTCGACATCGGCGTTCTCGCCTGCGCCGCGCAGCTCCTCGGTGCGGGCCGCTCGATTCTCGAGCAGACCACCTCGTACGCGAAGCAGCGCAAGCAGTTCGGGCGCGCGATCGGCGAATTCCAGGCGGTGAAGCAGCAACTGGCCGATGTGCTGATCGCGCTGGATCTGGCCGAGCCGCTGGTGTACCGCGCGGCGCTCACGCTCGATTCCGCCGACCGCGCCCGCGATGTCTCGGCAGCCCTGGTGACCTGTGGCGACGCCGCCCACCGCGCCGCGCGCGCCGGGCTCCAGGTGCACGGGGCCATCGGGTACACCGCGGAATTCGACCTGTCGCTGTGGCTCACCAAGGTCGCCGCGCTGCGGACAGCATGGGGCACAGCCGATTTCCACCGCGGCCGGATCGCCGCCGCCTTGCGCGCCGCCGAACCCGCGGCCGCGGCGATCTGAGACCCGCGATGCCACCGCCGACACAGACCGGACGCCACCCGGGTGTGTGTCGCGGTGGCAGCCGGGTCCCGCAGAACCGCGGCCGTCGCGCTCCCACTGCCGACGCCATCACCGAGCCTTACGAGGAACCCCATGTCATCGAATGAACTACTCGAATTCCGGACCTCCGTGCGGGCCCTGCTCAGCAAGCACGCCACTTCCGCCGCGCTGCGTTCCGCGATGGACACCGACCTCGGGTACGACCCGAAGTTGTGGCGGATGCTGTGCGAACAGGTCGGGGTCGCCGCGCTCGCGGTGCCGGAGGAATGGGGTGGCGCCGGGGCGGGCCTGGTCGAATCGCTCATGGTCGTGGGTGAATTGGGGCGGACGCTGAGCGGGGTGCCGATGCTCGGGTCGGCGGTGCTCGGGGTGCAGGCGATTCTGCTGGCCGGTGACGAGCAGGCCAGTGCCCGGCTGCTGCCCGATCTGGCGGATGGGTCACGCACAGCGGCCCTGTGCTGGGCCGACGCCCCCGGCTGGGATTCGGCCGGGGTCGGTGTGCGCGACGGGAAGCTCAGCGGCGCAGCCCATTACGTTCTGCACGGCGCGCAGGCGGACCTGCTGCTGGTCCTGACCGATGACGGACTGTTCGAGACGACAGCGGACGCCCCCGGGGTGGCCGTCGCCGCGACCCCCGCGCTCGATCCCACGCGCAAACTCGCCACCATCACCTTCACCGAGGCCCCCGCCACCAGGTTCGGCACCGGCGATCCCGCCGCGCTGCGCCGCCGGCTGCGCGAGATCGCCTGGGCGGCACTGGCCGCCGAGCAGGTCGGCGCGGCCAGGCACTGCCTCGAGATGACGGTCGACTACACCGCCTCGCGCGTGCAGTTCGGTCGTCCGATCGGCAGCTTCCAGGCGCTCAAGCATCGGATGGCCGACATGTACGTGCTGGTCGAGTCGGCCGAATCGGCGGCGCTTGCCGCCGCCCTCGCGGTAGCCGAGGACAGCCCGTCGGCCGCGGAGGACGTCTGGGTCGCGCGCAAGCACTGCACCGAGACCTTCTCCACCGTGGCGGCGGAGACCATCCAGCTGCACGGCGGCATCGCCATCACCTGGGAGCACGACGCCCACCTCTACTTCAAGCGGGCACACGCCACCGCCGAGCTGTTCGGCACCGGGAAGCGCCCGGTCGCTGCCTGAGGCGCCATCGTCGCTCTGTGCGGCCGACGCCGGTCGCAGGCTGGAGAACTTCACCGAAAGCCCTGGTCGCAATCCTGCGACCAGGGCTTTCGGCACGTTGTGCGCCACTTCACGGTGGTCGCGGAACCAGGCTGCCTAGATTTAGATAGTTAGCTTATGTAATATTAGTTCCCGTGAAGCAGACAGTGCAGCCATCAGCGAACGACATCGTGGTCGACCTGTTGGTCACAGCTGGTCGGCTCACCCGACTGGCCGGGGCGATCAGCGACGACGACCTGCCCCGCGCGGTCCTGCGGGCCCTCGCCGTGCTCGACGAGCACGGCAGCCTGCGGGTCAGCGATTTCGCCCGGATCGACAGATGTTCCCAACCGGCGGCAACGGCGCTGATCGGTCGACTCGTCACCGACGGCTTCGCCACCCGCACCAAGGACCCGCACGACTCCCGGGCAGCGCTCATCGAGCTCACCCCGGCCGGCCGGTCCCGCCTCACCGAAGCCAGGCGCGCGTACGCCGCCGCCATGGCACCCGGACTCGCCGACTTCGATCTCGATCGGCTGATCCGCCTCGACACCGACATGAACGACCTGCTGACAGCCCTTCGCTCGGTTGCCCGCGGTCATCAGTGAAGCAATCAGGAGCGCCAGTGAGCATCCCCCAGTCGACTCGCGACAACACTGCCGCAGCCACTTCCCCGTCCGGTCAGCCCAAGGCCGTCTGGGCGGTCGCCTTCGCGAGCGTCATCGCGTTCATGGGCATCGGGCTCGTCGATCCCATTCTCAAGCCGATCGGCGAACAACTGAACGCGACACCGTCGCAGGTGTCGCTGCTGTTCACCAGCTACATGGCCGTCACCGGCGTCGCCATGCTGGTCACCGGCGTGATCTCGAGCCGCTTCGG
It includes:
- a CDS encoding FadD3 family acyl-CoA ligase → MTPPAQTTPQALRHIAAAHPHEPALIDGAIRLDWAELLDQVRVAARALIARGIAPGDRVAMWAPNTYHWVIAALAAHSAGAALVPLNTRYVAAEAVDVLARVDAKALFVAGPFLGRDRATELAAAAPELGIGTVVVIPIGDEAVTSAAEPTGTTVTWDELLEQAASVSDAAGEERAAQVDPDDISDILFTSGTTGRSKGTLVAHRQALGVVRGWVECSTLRAGDRYLVIPPFFHNFGYKAGILACLVTGATIVPQATFDVPAALALIESERITVLTGPPTIYQTILEHPQRTERDLSSLRVAVTGAATVPVVLIERMRADLDFEVVITAYGLSETAGFGTMCRPSDDAATIANTCGGPIADFELRLSDAGEVLLRGPNVMLGYLDDPEATAEAIDADGWLHTGDIGIVDERGYLKITDRLKDMYITGGFNVYPAEIEQTLARLDGVAESAVIGVPDERMGEVGKAVVVRKAGSALTADEVIAFAAGQLANFKVPRLVEFRDQLPYSAAGKVLKRELREEKS
- a CDS encoding enoyl-CoA hydratase gives rise to the protein MSSETETEVVTYAVRGSVAVVTMNRPDFRNAQNSKMTYALDAAFVRAVEDPAVKVIVLAGNGKHFSAGHDIGTPGRDHDVHYENKAALWWDHLDRAGGDQRFARESEVYLGMCRRWREIPKPMVAMVQGACIAGGLMLAWVCDLIVCSDDAFFSDPVVRMGIPGVEYFAHPWVMGPRAAKEFLFTGDRFGAAQAKEWGMVNRVVPREELEAEAMGLAEKISAMPQFGLALTKKAVNQAEDLMGMRSGMDSVFGLHHFAHAHNAEVGADSLGGMNARSMKATATSTEQNGTK
- a CDS encoding acyl-CoA dehydrogenase family protein is translated as MDLEIDPAAREFQLEVREFLAANVPAEPLPSMDTAEGFAAHREWEAKLAQARLSAVSWPREFGGRDASILEWVLFEQEYYAAGAPGRVAQNGIFLLAPTLFEHGTPEQLARILPRMARGDDIWAQAWSEPESGSDLASLRSTARRTEGGWLLNGQKTWSSRASFADWAFGLFRSDPEAQRHHGLTYVMFPLTAEGVSVRPIPQLDGEPGFAEIFLDDVFVPDHDVIGGVNEGWRVAMATSSNERGLSLRSPGRFSATAQRLIELWRETTDPSDTAARNSVVDAWLGAEAYRLHTFGTVTRLTDGGQLGAESSITKVYWSELDIAMHETALDLLGSAAEQRGDWTDGYLFSLSGPIYAGTNEIQRNIIAERILGLPRESKR
- a CDS encoding acyl-CoA dehydrogenase family protein; the protein is MRFALSTEQLDFAAELRKILDAGQVPAAVRAWAAGEPAKGRALLRQIADMGVFGLIVDEKYDGADATTVDLVVALIELGRGGAPGPVIESAAVIPALLQRLPDDAPAQRWLPALASGEALGTITFPPQRGIALDAEIAEPVFVAAEGRLTLGVAPSESVTSIDPARKLFRVTADELIAEGPEVEAAIDYAFDIGVLACAAQLLGAGRSILEQTTSYAKQRKQFGRAIGEFQAVKQQLADVLIALDLAEPLVYRAALTLDSADRARDVSAALVTCGDAAHRAARAGLQVHGAIGYTAEFDLSLWLTKVAALRTAWGTADFHRGRIAAALRAAEPAAAAI
- a CDS encoding acyl-CoA dehydrogenase family protein; this encodes MSSNELLEFRTSVRALLSKHATSAALRSAMDTDLGYDPKLWRMLCEQVGVAALAVPEEWGGAGAGLVESLMVVGELGRTLSGVPMLGSAVLGVQAILLAGDEQASARLLPDLADGSRTAALCWADAPGWDSAGVGVRDGKLSGAAHYVLHGAQADLLLVLTDDGLFETTADAPGVAVAATPALDPTRKLATITFTEAPATRFGTGDPAALRRRLREIAWAALAAEQVGAARHCLEMTVDYTASRVQFGRPIGSFQALKHRMADMYVLVESAESAALAAALAVAEDSPSAAEDVWVARKHCTETFSTVAAETIQLHGGIAITWEHDAHLYFKRAHATAELFGTGKRPVAA
- a CDS encoding MarR family winged helix-turn-helix transcriptional regulator, translated to MKQTVQPSANDIVVDLLVTAGRLTRLAGAISDDDLPRAVLRALAVLDEHGSLRVSDFARIDRCSQPAATALIGRLVTDGFATRTKDPHDSRAALIELTPAGRSRLTEARRAYAAAMAPGLADFDLDRLIRLDTDMNDLLTALRSVARGHQ